TCCTCTGCCAACTGGAAAGAAACACAAGGAGATCGATGATGGGTGAGTGCATTACATTTCCCAAGATTATCGAGGGCAATGATTCGCCTCTGATTCCCGAGGGTGTTTATGAGATGGGTTATCTCTACCACAAAACATGGATGTTTAGGGGGCGTCAGCCGAAGGTCGTTATGTACTTCAGCATTATCGAGCCAGGTGATTATTTCGGAGCGGCATTACCCGCCTACTACTGTGTAGAAAAGCACATCGGCAAACGTGGTAAGGCAGGTAGATTCAAGGCAAGTAAAAAAACTAATCTATATCGAGACTTTTGCCGGGTGTTTCCGGATAGGCCCGCACCACGGCCTGATCGCATACCTTTATCAAACCTCTCCTCAGTAGTCGTTCAAGGCACTGTCGTGACAGTAAGCAGGGGATACGATCAGCGAGATATACCTGAGGCAGCCCAATATAGTCGTGTGAGAAGCATAGAACGATAGGGCTATGGTTATGGTTATAGTTTTAGTAGTAGCCGTAGTTGTAGTTGTAGCAGTAGCTACTTAAAAACCCCTGAAACCCTTGCGGCAAAAAGGTTTGAGCCAATTTTCTTGGCAACGGAATTTAGTCCTTTGGAACAGAGTCGGGCTGAATACTACGATTGATTGAAAGACTACTGGCCCGGTATGCGTAACATTGTCATTGAGTGTTGCGCTGCCGGGTTCCAAAAAATAATTGCGGACCTTCGGTTGGAATGATGTTTTATAGCCCGACCGCAGTGCATTTCAACCGCTATGCGTTGGTATTCAGAGCATGATTAGAGTAGCGTTTGCCTATCGAAATTATACTTTTGAGTGATATGGCTAAAGGAATAAAGACTGGCGGTAGAGTTAAAGGAACCCCCAATAAATCAACGGATGAAATCAAAGCGTTGGCCCAACAACACGGGCCCAAAGCACTGGAGCGATTGGTTTGGCTGGCAGAGAATGCAGATAACCAGGCAACACAACTGAGCGCGTGCAAAGAAATATTGGATAGAGGCTATGGTAAGCCGATCCAGCAAACGCAAAGTCTTAACGCAGAGGGCGAGGTCAAGGAGGAAATTAGTAATCTAGAGCTTGCTCGATGGGTTGCACATCTTCTAAACAAGGGCCTGAAAACAGCCGAGGAAAAACCTACTTCACACTGATGACGAAAGCGAATCCGTTTATCGAGAGTCCAGGGCTAAGAGATAACCTATGAATACCCAGACTACCCCACTGACGACAATCTGCGAGTGGGAGGTAACCTACCCAAGTGTTAACAACGAAACCTGTAATGCGACGCTCAACTACCTCAGTAATATTCTATGGGTGACTCAACTAACCATGACCTACAGCGAACAAAGGCTTGCAGAGAATGTGCATGTCGGCCCCGTATCGTTAAAGGCCGGTGCCACCGTAAATCTACAAATTAGGGGCGGCCTTCTGTTTGTGATCTTTAACGGCGTAATCACAGAATCGGGCCAGAGGAATATCCTGACCGACATTCAAATTGGCACTTTCTGGTTAAAGTATTTTGAAAAGCCAATATTCCTCCCTGGTAACTAGCCGATCCCTGTCGATTGTTCCAAAGTTACTTTTTTCTCCAAAGCAGACGCTCAGATTTCGCCATTCAGCGGCAGAAAACGACCCAACTCAGACACTCATAAAAAAGCCACCTCAATTTAGATGGCTTTAACGTTAAATATGTTTATTCAAGAGTTAGCTTTGTACTCTAAGTCATGAAAAAACTCCAATAAGGACATCAAAGGATGCAAAGCGCGCAAATATGATTCTTTTAATCGAGTCTTCATAGGAGCCGCCTTTCTCATCGCCGGACCATAATAGGCTGTGACAAACTGCGACCAAATATTTGGTGAGACGGTGCTGCGCACGATAGCGATCGAGGGCGTGAGTATCCTTGTTGTATGCCACCAACCACTCGGATGAAAAATCGTCTCACCCTTGCGGACAACTGTTCTCAGTGGCTTGGACTGTTTAAACAAAGGGCACTTCTCAAGATCCGGATGAGCTATATCAGTCACAAGTGACCTGTTCGGAGCTTTGGGATTGGGATAGAGATATTTACTTTGAGATGGCGGAAATATCGTGAACTCTTTGTCTCCATAGACCTGCGTCACGAAACCGAGGGTATGTAATAGGTCGAAATGCAGCGGAAATCTGGCGCCAGCTCCACCGATCAGCATTGCAGTAGTGCGCTCAATTCGAAATCGAAGGGGATGCAATCTACTCTGAATGCGATCGGGTTCGGCAAACTTGATGGCAGGCTGCATGTCTGCCATCAACTCTGGAAACAAATTCTCTATATCGATTCCCCATAAATAGGGAGTGGGATTTTCAACGCTTGAGGCAATCACCATATCCATGTAGCTACCCAGATCTATCTCTCGATCCGGAAAGTCCCGAAGCTTGACTGATCGCTGACCGTAATGTCGCTGAAGATACTCCGGCGACCATTTGGACATTGCGGGCCAATCCTGTGTCGCGTCGGTTAGCACAACTGGAATTCCGGGCAACAAATAGTCCTGAATAAATTCATCATACGAAATACCCGTCCGTCGGTCGACCCTACCAACTTGCTCGAAAGAAAATGTCTCGAGGTCATTCATGTACTTGCTCCTAAATGCTTATTGTATCTTTAAGATTATCTGCCGAGATCCATACTTGTGCATTCTTTACAATGTAATACCCAGGTCCGGTATTCAATTCAAAAGCAGCGGTTTTCATGTCATCGCTATCGTCATGATCGGTGTGCGGGTGAGTGGACACTTCGCAGCACGCGTAATGCCGGATGTGTAGCTAGTATTCCCGCCTTCAAAAAGCTCTTGAGAGATGGATGGAAACGGAACATCCAGTAGACCAGCGCCCACCAGTTACTTG
This sequence is a window from Gammaproteobacteria bacterium. Protein-coding genes within it:
- a CDS encoding cupin-like domain-containing protein; translation: MNDLETFSFEQVGRVDRRTGISYDEFIQDYLLPGIPVVLTDATQDWPAMSKWSPEYLQRHYGQRSVKLRDFPDREIDLGSYMDMVIASSVENPTPYLWGIDIENLFPELMADMQPAIKFAEPDRIQSRLHPLRFRIERTTAMLIGGAGARFPLHFDLLHTLGFVTQVYGDKEFTIFPPSQSKYLYPNPKAPNRSLVTDIAHPDLEKCPLFKQSKPLRTVVRKGETIFHPSGWWHTTRILTPSIAIVRSTVSPNIWSQFVTAYYGPAMRKAAPMKTRLKESYLRALHPLMSLLEFFHDLEYKANS